One window from the genome of Garra rufa chromosome 1, GarRuf1.0, whole genome shotgun sequence encodes:
- the LOC141329784 gene encoding uncharacterized protein, whose amino-acid sequence MLFVKEEIEEHTSEPETLRIKQEELETWSMKQEAPDPLNIQCEEPEPQRIKQEDQGEKEKNEDSSEVEEKQHVTTGETPLSCSNNKLKDLKRRRAEKSFTCTQCGNSFTRKTGLERHMRIHTGEKPFTCDQCGNRFTQAAHLRKHMSIHTRAKQHVCDQCGKMFLRDSVLKKHLKVHSNEKPHSCYLCGNRFTGHLENLKVHQKRDNGVRKYMCFGCKKTLTSATCTKLHERIHSEEKNYVCSHCNKRFGRLAHLKRHERIHTEEKLYVCSHCYKRFSDLQELKRHERIHTGEKPYKCSHCDKRYSQSEKLKRHIRIHTGEKPYKCSQCDKKFKYPAHLKRHEMIHTGEKPYKCSHCDKKFCQPGNLKKHERIHTGEKLYTCSHCDKKFCLPENLKKHERIHNGDKPFKCSHCDKKFRCTAHLKKHEMIHTGDKPFNCSHCDKKFSRSSNLKRHEMIHTRDKPFKCSHCDKKFSLPESLKTHERIHTGEKPFKCSRCDKRFSLSASLERHMRIHTGEKPFTCDQCGNRFKQVAHLRKHMNIHTRAKLHECDQCDSNEKAHSCYLCGNRFTGHLENVKVHQKRDNGVRKYMCIECEKTLTSATGTKLHERIHTGEKLYVYSHCNKKFTYPAHLKRHERIHTGEKPYKCSHCNKKFSQTENLKTHERIHTGEKPYKCSHCDKKFSQTENLKTHERIHTGEKPFKCSHCDKKFSLPQNLKKT is encoded by the exons ATGCTGTTTGTTAAAGAGGAGATTGAGGAGCACACGAGTGAACCAGAAaccttgagaataaaacaagaagaACTAGAAACCTGGAGCATGAAACAGGAGGCACCGGATCCCTTAAATATACAATGCGAGGAACCAGAACCCcagagaataaaacaggaggatcaaggag AAAAAGAGAAGAATGAAGACTCAAGTGAAGTTGAGGAGAAACAACATGTCACAACTGGAGAAACACCTTTGAGTTGCTCTAATAACAAACTGAAGGATTTAAAGAGAAGACGAGCTGAgaaatctttcacctgcactcagtgtggaaacagtttcacacGCAAAACAGGACTTGAgcgtcacatgagaattcatactggagagaaaccgttcacttgtgatcaatgtgggaacaGATTCACACAAGCTGCACACCTTAGGAAACACATGAGCATCCATACTAGAGCGAAGCAGCATGTATGCGATCAGTGCGGTAAAATGTTTTTAAGGGATTCAGTTCTGAAGAAACACTTGAAAGTTCATTCAAATGAGAAGCCACATTCATGTTatttgtgtggtaaccgttttactGGCCATCTAGAAAATTTAAAAGTACATCAGAAAAGAGATAATGGTGTGAGAAAGTACATGTGCTTTGGGTGTAAAAAGACTCTTACTTCAGCGACCTGTACAAAactgcatgagaggatccactctgaagaaaaaaattatgtgtgttcccactgcaacaagagattcgGTCGATTAGCACatctgaaaagacatgagaggatccacactgaagAAAAACtttatgtgtgttcacattgCTACAAGAGATTCAGTGATTTACAAGAACTAAAAAGacacgagaggatccacactggagagaaaccgtacaagtgttcacactgtgacaaacGATATAGTcagtcagaaaaactgaaaagACACATTCgtatccacactggagaaaaaccttataagtgttcacagtGTGACAAGAAATTCAAATATCCAGCACATCTGAAaagacatgagatgatccacactggagagaaaccatataagtgttcacactgtgacaagaaaTTCTGTCAGCCAGGAAATCTGAAaaaacatgagaggatccacactggagagaaactgtatacgtgttcacactgtgacaagaaaTTCTGTCTGCCAGAAAATCTGAAAaaacatgagaggattcacaacGGAGATAAACCttttaagtgttcacactgtgacaaaaaATTTAGATGTACAGCACATCTGAAAaaacatgagatgatccacactggagataAACCTTTTAattgttcacactgtgacaaaaaATTCAGTCGGTCATCAAATCTAAAaagacatgagatgatccacactagagataaaccttttaagtgttcacactgtgacaaaaaATTCAGTCTGCCAGAAAGTCTGAAAActcatgagaggatccacactggagagaaaccttttaagtgttcacgctgtgacaagagattcagtctgtCAGCAA GtcttgagcgtcacatgagaattcatactggagagaaaccgttcacatgtgatcaatgtgggaacaGATTCAAACAAGTTGCACACCTtaggaaacacatgaacatccatACTAGAGCGAAGCTGCATGAATGCGATCAATGCGATTCAAATGAAAAGGCACATTCATGTTatttgtgtggtaaccgttttactGGCCATCtagaaaatgtaaaagtacaTCAGAAAAGAGATAATGGTGTGAGAAAGTACATGTGcattgagtgtgaaaagactcTTACTTCAGCGACCGGTACAAAactgcatgagaggatccacactggagaaaaacttTATGTGTATTCCCACTGCAACAAGAAATTCACATATCCAGCACatctgaaaagacatgagaggatccacactggagagaaaccttataagtgttcacactgtaacAAGAAATTCAGTCAGACAGAAAATCTGAAAActcatgagaggatccacactggagagaaaccttataagtgttcacactgtgacaagaaaTTCAGTCAGACAGAAAATCTGAAAActcatgagaggatccacactggagagaaaccttttaagtgttcacactgtgacaagaaaTTCAGTCTGCCTCAAAATCTGAAAaaaacatga
- the LOC141328735 gene encoding uncharacterized protein, with protein MSIKASGRAEISKDEEQTELMEEKKEIEELSEVEEKHHVKPEEKPLSHSETKKTFLQKRRAKESFICTQCGNNFPAKQNLVIHMRVHTGEKPFACGQCGKRFSQKSNLTGHMRIHTGEKPHACDQCGKSFTHKHALDGHLRVHTGEKPFMCNQCEKRFKNKQNLEIHMRVHTGEKPFICNQCGKTLTSKQNLVIHMRGHTGEKPFVCNQCVKTFSSKQNLVIHMRVHTGEKPFVCNQCGKTFSSKQNLDTHMKDHTGEKPFVCNQCVKTFSSKQNLVYHMRVHTGEKPFACDQCGKGFSQKTHLIGHKRIHTGEKPHACDQCGKSFTHKHSLDGHLRVHTGEKPFMCNQCEKRFKNKQNLEIHIRVHTGEKPFGCNQCEKAFPSKHKLDTHMKDHTGDKPFVCNQCVKTFSSKQNLEIHLRVHTGEKSFACGQCGKRFSQKTNLIGHMRIHTGEKPHACDQCGKTFSSKQNLEIHMRVHTGEKPFKCGQCGKRFSQKSNLTGHMRIHTGEKPHACDQCGKSFTHKHALDGHLRVHTGEKPFMCNQCEKRFKKKQNLEIHMRVHTGEKPFICNQCGKTLTSKQNLVIHMRVHTGEKPFVCNQCVKTFSSKQNLEIHMRVHTGEKPFKCDQ; from the exons ATGAGCATCAAAGCATCAGGAAGAGCTGAAATCTCCAAAgatgaagaacaaacag AGCTGATGGAGGAGAAAAAGGAGATTGAAGAATTGAGTGAAGTGGAGGAGAAACATCATGTCAAACCTGAAGAAAAACCTTTGAGTCACTCAGAGACTAAAAAGACATTTTTACAGAAAAGAAGAGCTAAGGAATCTTTCatctgcactcagtgtggaaataaTTTCCCAGCCAAACAAAACCTAgtgattcacatgagagttcacaccggagagaaaccgttTGCGTGTGGTCAATGCGGGAAGAGGTTCTCACAAAAATCAAACCTTACAGggcacatgaggatccacactggagaaaagccacatgcatgtgatcaatgtgggaagagttttacacacaAACATGCTCTCGATGGTCacttgagagttcacactggagagaaaccattcatgtgtaatcagtgtgaaaagagattcaaaaacaaacaaaatctagAGATtcatatgagagttcacactggagagaaaccgttcatcTGTAATCAGTGTGGAAAGACATTAACAAGCAAACAAAACCTAGTGATTCACATGAGAggtcacaccggagagaaaccgttTGTTTGTAATCAGTGTGTGAAGACATTCTCAAGCAAACAAAACCTAgtgattcacatgagagttcacaccggagagaaaccgttTGTTTGTAATCAGTGTGGAAAGACATTCTCAAGCAAACAAAACCTAGACACTCACATGAAAgatcacactggagagaaaccatttgtTTGTAATCAGTGTGTGAAGACATTCTCAAGCAAACAAAACCTAGTgtatcacatgagagttcacaccggagagaaaccgttTGCATGCGATCAATGCGGGAAGGGGTTCTCACAGAAAACACACCTTATCGGGCacaagaggatccacactggagaaaagccacatgcatgtgatcaatgcgggaagagttttacacacaaacacagtctTGATGGTCacttgagagttcacactggagagaaaccattcatgtgtaatcagtgtgaaaagagattcaaaaacaaacaaaacctagAGATTCACattagagttcacactggagagaaaccgttcggCTGCAATCAGTGTGAAAAGGCATTCCCAAGCAAACACAAGCTAGACACTCACATGAAAGATCACACTGGAGATAAACCATTTGTTTGTAATCAGTGTGTGAAGACATTCTCAAGCAAACAAAACCTAGAGATTCACCtgagagttcacaccggagagaaatcGTTTGCATGTGGTCAGTGCGGGAAGAGGTTCTCACAAAAAACAAACCTTATAGggcacatgaggatccacactggagaaaagccacatgcatgtgatcaatgtgggaagacaTTCTCAAGCAAACAAAACCTAgagattcacatgagagttcacaccggagagaaaccatTCAAATGTGGTCAATGCGGGAAGAGGTTCTCACAAAAATCAAACCTTACAGggcacatgaggatccacactggagaaaagccacatgcatgtgatcaatgtgggaagagttttacacacaAACATGCTCTCGATGGTCacttgagagttcacactggagagaaaccattcatgtgtaatcagtgtgaaaagagattcaaaaagaaacaaaatctagagattcacatgagagttcacactggagagaaaccgttcatctgtaatcagtgtggaaagacattaacaagcaaacaaaacctagtgattcacatgagagttcacaccggagagaaaccgttTGTTTGTAATCAGTGTGTGAAGACATTCTCAAGCAAACAAAACCTAgagattcacatgagagttcacaccggagagaaaccatTCAAATGTGATCAGTGA